Proteins encoded within one genomic window of Oncorhynchus masou masou isolate Uvic2021 chromosome 1, UVic_Omas_1.1, whole genome shotgun sequence:
- the elac1 gene encoding zinc phosphodiesterase ELAC protein 1 isoform X2, translated as MTMDLTFLGTGSAYPSPHRGASALVLRTEGECWLFDCGEGTQTQLMKSQLKASRITKVFISHLHGDHLFGLPGLLCTVSLNLNPCPTQPPTCVDIYGPQGLRQFLRVALELTSSQLLFPYSVHELEPTTDQCPTEGQLSPDVTADSGRLHPQERAGRTIPLDVNSDCYVILEEKRFVVKAFRLFHRVPSFGFSVQENDWPGRLNTELLKDLGLKPGPLYGRLKAGESVTLENGQVVKPSEVLEEAIPGRKVCVLGDCSSLLGEGPLRACHRADILVHEATLSDEHREKAVDHGHSTPSMAAAVAQACCARMLVLYHFSQRYKPAAQQKEGDEDDVLELRRQAEETLQGTGIEVTLAEDFLTIPIPLIRLH; from the exons atgaccATGGACCTAACTTTTCTGGGGACAGGGTCGGCATATCCTTCCCCCCATCGTGGCGCTTCTGCCCTCGTACTCAGAACAGAGGGGGAGTGTTGGCTGTTTGACTGCGGAGAAGGGACGCAAACTCAACTGATGAAGAGTCAATTGAAGGCTA GCCGAATCACCAAAGTGTTCATCTCTCACCTGCATGGTGATCACCTCTTTGGTCTACCAGGGCTACTGTGCACTGTGAGCCTAAACCTCAACCCCTGTCCCACCCAGCCTCCAACATGTGTGGATATCTATGGTCCCCAGGGTCTCAGGCAGTTCCTGAGGGTGGCATTAGAGCTCACCAGCTCCCAGCTTCTCTTCCCCTATTCAGTACATGAGCTGGAGCCCACCACTGACCAGTGTCCTACAGAGGGTCAGCTAAGCCCTGACGTCACAGCAGATTCTGGGCGTCTCCATCCCCAAGAACGCGCCGGCCGAACAATCCCCCTGGATGTCAACAGTGACTGCTATGTTATACTGGAGGAGAAGCGTTTTGTTGTGAAGGCGTTCCGTTTGTTCCATCGGGTACCCTCCTTCGGGTTCTCTGTTCAAGAAAATGATTGGCCAGGGCGTTTGAACACAGAACTACTGAAGGATCTTG GTTTGAAGCCTGGACCACTCTATGGGCGACTGAAAGCTGGTGAGTCAGTGACATTGGAAAATGGACAAGTGGTGAAGCCCAGTGAGGTGCTGGAGGAAGCCATTCCGGGGAGAAAAGTTTGTGTTTTAGGGGATTGCAGCTCGTTATTGGGGGAGGGACCCCTCAGGGCCTGTCACAGAGCTGACATCCTGGTGCATGAGGCCACCCTGTCAGATGAGCATCGGGAGAAGGCAGTGGACCATGGGCACAGCACACCTAGTATGGCAGCTGCAGTGGCACAGGCCTGTTGTGCACGTATGCTGGTGCTCTACCATTTCAGTCAGAGGTATAAGCCGGCCGCCCAGCAGAAAGagggtgatgaggatgatgtCTTGGAGCTCAGGAGACAAGCTGAGGAGACTTTGCAGGGCACAGGCATAGAGGTGACCCTGGCGGAGGACTTTCTCACGATACCCATACCCCTCATAAGGCTTCACTGA
- the elac1 gene encoding zinc phosphodiesterase ELAC protein 1 isoform X1, with protein MCFWGWFSSHIYIKPFRLCGNGCACCSHAYLLSHWLEWSHLILPPPDCLPFFETCSLYHIWTIQWTICGSAYPSPHRGASALVLRTEGECWLFDCGEGTQTQLMKSQLKASRITKVFISHLHGDHLFGLPGLLCTVSLNLNPCPTQPPTCVDIYGPQGLRQFLRVALELTSSQLLFPYSVHELEPTTDQCPTEGQLSPDVTADSGRLHPQERAGRTIPLDVNSDCYVILEEKRFVVKAFRLFHRVPSFGFSVQENDWPGRLNTELLKDLGLKPGPLYGRLKAGESVTLENGQVVKPSEVLEEAIPGRKVCVLGDCSSLLGEGPLRACHRADILVHEATLSDEHREKAVDHGHSTPSMAAAVAQACCARMLVLYHFSQRYKPAAQQKEGDEDDVLELRRQAEETLQGTGIEVTLAEDFLTIPIPLIRLH; from the exons ATGTGCTTTTGGGGTTGGTTTTCATCACACATATATATAAAGCCATTCAGACTTTGTGGGAACggttgtgcctgttgttcacacgcGTATCTGCTCTCTCATTGGCTAGagtggtcccacctgatcttgcctcctCCCGACTGCCTTCCATTTTTTGAGACATGTTCATTGTACCATATCTGGACAATACAATGGACAATATGTG GGTCGGCATATCCTTCCCCCCATCGTGGCGCTTCTGCCCTCGTACTCAGAACAGAGGGGGAGTGTTGGCTGTTTGACTGCGGAGAAGGGACGCAAACTCAACTGATGAAGAGTCAATTGAAGGCTA GCCGAATCACCAAAGTGTTCATCTCTCACCTGCATGGTGATCACCTCTTTGGTCTACCAGGGCTACTGTGCACTGTGAGCCTAAACCTCAACCCCTGTCCCACCCAGCCTCCAACATGTGTGGATATCTATGGTCCCCAGGGTCTCAGGCAGTTCCTGAGGGTGGCATTAGAGCTCACCAGCTCCCAGCTTCTCTTCCCCTATTCAGTACATGAGCTGGAGCCCACCACTGACCAGTGTCCTACAGAGGGTCAGCTAAGCCCTGACGTCACAGCAGATTCTGGGCGTCTCCATCCCCAAGAACGCGCCGGCCGAACAATCCCCCTGGATGTCAACAGTGACTGCTATGTTATACTGGAGGAGAAGCGTTTTGTTGTGAAGGCGTTCCGTTTGTTCCATCGGGTACCCTCCTTCGGGTTCTCTGTTCAAGAAAATGATTGGCCAGGGCGTTTGAACACAGAACTACTGAAGGATCTTG GTTTGAAGCCTGGACCACTCTATGGGCGACTGAAAGCTGGTGAGTCAGTGACATTGGAAAATGGACAAGTGGTGAAGCCCAGTGAGGTGCTGGAGGAAGCCATTCCGGGGAGAAAAGTTTGTGTTTTAGGGGATTGCAGCTCGTTATTGGGGGAGGGACCCCTCAGGGCCTGTCACAGAGCTGACATCCTGGTGCATGAGGCCACCCTGTCAGATGAGCATCGGGAGAAGGCAGTGGACCATGGGCACAGCACACCTAGTATGGCAGCTGCAGTGGCACAGGCCTGTTGTGCACGTATGCTGGTGCTCTACCATTTCAGTCAGAGGTATAAGCCGGCCGCCCAGCAGAAAGagggtgatgaggatgatgtCTTGGAGCTCAGGAGACAAGCTGAGGAGACTTTGCAGGGCACAGGCATAGAGGTGACCCTGGCGGAGGACTTTCTCACGATACCCATACCCCTCATAAGGCTTCACTGA
- the me2 gene encoding NAD-dependent malic enzyme, mitochondrial, with protein sequence MLSRLRASLMLRPCVSACRWKHTKEKGKPLMLNPRTNKGMAFSLQERQILGLQGLLPPKIESQDIQAMRFQRNLKKMTEPLEKYIYLMGIQERNEKLFYRVLMEDIEELMPIVYTPTVGLACTQYGHIFRRPKGLFISILDRGHIRSILDNWPETNVAAVVVTDGERILGLGDLGVFGMGIPVGKLCLYTACAGIRPERCLPVVIDVGTDNETLLKDPFYMGLYQKRDRSQLYDDLIDEFMEAVVDKYGQDTLIQFEDFGNHNAFRLMRKYREKYCTFNDDIQGTAAVALAGLLAAQRAIGKPITEHRILFCGAGEAALGIANLITMSMVEKGLTQDEARKKIWMFDKDGLLVKGRSQETDSNQEAFVHESPGDVQSFLDAVNVIQPTAIIGVSGAGRLFTHDVLKKMGTLNKRPIIFALSNPTTKAECTAEDAYTLTDGRCLFASGSPFDTVTLADGRVFTPGQGNNAYIFPGVALAVILSGVRHISDTVFLEAAKTLADQLTDEELAEGRLYPPLSNIREVSVQMAVKVVRFVYANNMAFRYPEPKDKDNFVRSTVWDINYDSFLPDIYEWKGMNPAPDH encoded by the exons ATGTTGTCTAGACTGAGGGCATCACTGATGCTGCGGCCCTGTGTGAGCGCCTGCCGCTGGAAACACACCAAAGAGAAGGGCAAGCCTCTCATGTTGAACCCTCGCACCAACAAG GGCATGGCCTTCTCACTGCAGGAGAGGCAGATCCTGGGTCTTCAGGGTCTTCTGCCCCCTAAGATAGAGTCCCAGGACATCCAGGCCATGCGTTTCCAGAGGAACCTGAAGAAGATGACAGAGCCACTGGAGAA GTACATTTACCTGATGGGGATCCAGGAGAGGAATGAGAAACTCTTCTACCGCGTGCTGATGGAAGACATTGAGGAGCTGATGCCTATCGTTTACACTCCCACTGTGGGCCTGGCCTGTACACAGTATGGACACATCTTCAGGAGGCCCAA GGGCCTGTTCATATCCATCTTGGATCGAGGCCATATTCGCTCCATATTGGACAACTGGCCAGAGACCAATGTGGCG GCGGTCGTGGTGACAGATGGAGAGCGTATCCTGGGCTTGGGGGACCTGGGGGTGTTTGGGATGGGCATCCCTGTGGGGAAACTGTGCCTGTACACCGCCTGCGCTGGTATCAGGCCTGAGAGGTGCCTTCCTGTGGTCATCGACGTGGGAACTGACAACGAG ACCCTTCTGAAGGACCCATTCTACATGGGTTTGTACCAGAAGCGGGATCGTTCCCAGCTCTACGATGACCTGATCGATGAGTTTATGGAGGCTGTGGTGGACAAGTACGGCCAGGACACCCTGATCCAGTTTGAAGACTTTGGGAATCACAATGCATTTCGCTTGATGAGGAAATACCGCGAGAAGTACTGCACCTTTAACGATGACATCCAAG GAACTGCAGCGGTTGCCCTGGCAGGGCTGTTGGCAGCTCAGAGGGCCATTGGAAAACCCATCACTGAACATAGGATTCTTTTCTGCGGAGCAGGGGAG GCTGCCCTGGGTATCGCCAACCTGATTACCATGTCGATGGTGGAGAAGGGTTTAACCCAGGACGAAGCCAGGAAAAAGATCTGGATGTTTGACAAGGACGGTCTACTGGTCAAG GGCCGATCGCAGGAGACAGATAGCAACCAGGAGGCTTTTGTGCATGAAAGTCCCGGAGATGTGCAGAGCTTCTTAGATGCAGTCAACGTCATCCAACCAACAGCCATTATCG GTGTCTCCGGGGCTGGACGCCTCTTTACCCACGACGTCCTCAAAAAGATGGGCACCCTAAATAAACGACCAATTATATTCGCCTTGAGCAACCCCACCACCAAGGCAGAGTGCACGGCTGAAGATGCCTATACCCTCACAGAT GGCCGATGCCTGTTTGCCAGTGGAAGTCCGTTTGACACGGTGACTCTGGCTGATGGACGTgttttcacacctggacaaggGAACAATGCTTACATATTCCCAG GTGTAGCCCTGGCTGTGATCCTCAGTGGCGTGAGACACATCAGTGACACGGTCTTCCTGGAGGCTGCCAAG ACCCTGGCAGACCAGTTGACTGATGAGGAGCTGGCGGAGGGGAGGCTGTACCCCCCACTGTCCAACATCCGAGAGGTCTCTGTCCAGATGGCAGTCAAG GTGGTCCGGTTTGTGTATGCCAACAACATGGCCTTCCGGTACCCAGAGCCCAAGGACAAGGACAACTTTGTCAGGTCAACTGTATGGGACATCAACTACGACTCATTTCTCCCTGACATCTATGAGTGGAAAGGGATGAACCCAGCACCTGATCATTAG
- the LOC135514363 gene encoding RNA-binding protein MEX3B, which produces MPSSTSLLETEETEPEIPPLVVHAFADIGLDDHYRHTEQPESLLHPRPVSHFNVLGAVLDLQPIQHHHPTPTEEDEERANEDVLGEDDFNKTLLVQAQVSGLGSVMLPGMDTPETLLLYNEFDHGTLQQATGMMILPPVYGEPGYEVETSLLMRRKSVNTTECVSVPSSEHVAEIVGRQGCKIKALRAKTNTYIKTPVRGEQPVFVVTGRKEDVVMAKREILSAAEHFSLIRASRNKAGSMAAAGPGLPVAPSLPGQTTIQVRVPYRVVGLVVGPKGATIKRIQQQTHTYIVTPSRDKEPVFEVTGMPENVDRAREEIEAHIAIRTGNCVEIPGDENDFHYNGTDVSFEAGSCGAWLQSNAAAPASAQRTGNCGVRMTANYRNDSSSSLGSGSTDSYYGGGGNRMADFSPTSPFVNNNNNVGASFWFEETLLPLASEELAALGSPGFDPLAITTAAPAPQPQVVWSHLEQGVQLLGGRQAPVRDSQSGTPHLSPAFQEALEHPMAQRVQRVSLSVSESQKFPVYGPTFSSSSDSSSSPPDSCRGGQECIRCLESEIIAALVPCGHNLFCIECANRICQSPEAICPVCQAPVTQAIRLSLP; this is translated from the exons ATGCCAAGTAGCACATCTTTGTTGGAGACCGAGGAAACTGAACCGGAGATCCCGCCACTAGTTGTGCATGCATTCGCCGACATAGGCCTGGATGACCACTACAGACACACGGAACAACCCGAGAGCCTTTTGCATCCACGCCCGGTCTCTCATTTCAATGTGCTTGGTGCCGTGCTGGACCTGCAGCCTATACAACACCACCATCCGACACCGACGGAAGAGGACGAAGAAAGAGCCAACGAAGACGTGTTGGGAGAGGATGATTTCAACAAGACGCTGCTTGTGCAGGCCCAAGTCTCGGGACTAGGCTCTGTTATGCTACCTGGAATGGATACGCCCGAGACACTCTTGCTGTATAATGAGTTTGACCACGGCACACTACAACAGGCTACGGGAATGATGATTTTACCGCCTGTGTATGGAGAGCCTGGCTATGAAGTTGAGACATCGCTGCTCATGCGGAGGAAGAGTGTGAACACAACAGAGTGTGTCTCGGTGCCCAGTTCAGAACATGTTGCCGAGATTGTCGGTAGACAAG GTTGCAAGATCAAGGCATTGCGAGCAAAGACCAACACCTATATCAAGACCCCAGTGCGAGGGGAGCAGCCGGTGTTCGTGGTGACAGGGCGGAAGGAGGATGTGGTCATGGCCAAGAGGGAGATCCTCTCGGCGGCTGAGCACTTCTCCCTCATCCGAGCCTCCCGGAACAAGGCAGGTTCGATGGCTGCAGCAGGGCCAGGGCTACCTGTTGCACCTTCCCTACCTGGTCAAACCACCATCCAGGTGCGTGTTCCCTACCGTGTGGTGGGACTAGTGGTTGGGCCCAAGGGGGCGACCATCAAGCGCATCCAACAGCAGACACACACTTACATTGTCACTCCTAGCCGAGACAAAGAGCCAGTGTTTGAGGTGACGGGCATGCCTGAGAATGTGGACCGAGCGCGAGAGGAGATCGAGGCCCACATTGCCATACGCACAGGCAACTGTGTGGAGATTCCAGGAGACGAGAACGACTTCCACTACAACGGCACTGACGTCAGCTTCGAGGCGGGAAGCTGTGGGGCGTGGCTGCAGTCGAACGCAGCCGCACCTGCCAGTGCCCAGCGCACCGGCAACTGCGGTGTGCGCATGACCGCCAACTACCGCAACGACAGCTCCAGCTCTCTGGGCAGTGGCTCCACTGACTCCTACTATGGCGGAGGGGGAAACCGCATGGCCGACTTCAGCCCCACCAGCCCCTTcgtcaacaataacaacaatgttGGGGCCAGCTTCTGGTTTGAGGAGACTCTGCTCCCCTTGGCATCTGAGGAGCTGGCAGCACTGGGATCTCCTGGGTTTGACCCTCTGGCCATCACCACAGCTGCTCCTGCACCGCAGCCACAGGTGGTGTGGAGCCACTTGGAACAGGGTGTCCAGCTGTTGGGTGGCCGCCAAGCCCCTGTCCGAGACAGCCAATCCGGCACACCTCACCTCTCCCCTGCCTTCCAAGAGGCCTTGGAACACCCTATGGCCCAGCGGGTTCAAAGGGTCTCCCTCAGCGTCTCAGAGTCTCAAAAGTTCCCAGTCTACGGCCCCACCTTCTCGTCCTCCAGTGACAGCTCCAGCTCTCCCCCAGACTCATGCAGAGGAGGCCAGGAATGCATCCGTTGCCTGGAGAGTGAGATCATCGCAGCCCTGGTGCCCTGCGGACACAACCTCTTCTGCATAGAATGCGCCAACCGCATCTGCCAGAGCCCCGAGGCCATCTGCCCAGTGTGTCAGGCACCAGTCACCCAGGCCATACGGCTGAGCCTGCCCTGA
- the aptx gene encoding aprataxin: protein MSICLLISKNGRHKPIHLPHLQTVVLGRSPETTIKDKKCSREQVELKADCNKGYISVKQLGVNPTSVDSEVVGKGNQVEMRSGQQLHMVNELYPYTVCFKEDPSNSQSSVGTKRPCGPASEEREFHREPPGHKVPRKTEDSTQCKHGGSTSTNTQSEPQTTEKTETLGYWSQGLKASMQDPKMQVYKDDRVVVIMDKYPKAHYHWLVLPWESIPSLKTLHRGHCDLLRHMNQVADRIVQQQCPDAGLLHFRQGYHAIPSMSHVHLHVISQDFDSPCLKNKKHWNSFTTDYFIESQEVIQMLEKDGKVTVKEGTNELLKLPLCCHVCGMALSTIPQLKEHLKSHPYGRL, encoded by the coding sequence ATGTCTATTTGTTTGCTGATCAGCAAAAATGGAAGGCATAAACCGATTCATCTACCTCACCTACAGACAGTTGTCTTGGGTCGGAGTCCAGAAACAACGATAAAAGACAAAAAATGTTCCAGGGAGCAAGTTGAGCTCAAGGCTGACTGCAACAAAGGGTATATCAGTGTAAAACAACTGGGTGTCAACCCCACTAGTGTGGACTCTGAGGTGGTGGGTAAAGGCAATCAAGTGGAGATGAGATCTGGCCAGCAGCTGCACATGGTCAATGAGCTGTACCCTTATACTGTGTGCTTCAAAGAGGATCCATCCAACTCTCAGTCCAGTGTGGGCACCAAGAGGCCCTGTGGGCCTGCCTCAGAGGAGCGGGAGTTTCACAGAGAGCCCCCCGGGCATAAAGTACCAAGGAAAACAGAGGACTCCACTCAGTGCAAGCATGGAGGGTCCACCTCCACTAACACACAGTCTGAACCTCAAACAACAGAGAAAACAGAAACTTTAGGATATTGGAGCCAAGGATTGAAAGCCTCAATGCAAGACCCCAAAATGCAGGTTTACAAGGATGACCGAGTAGTTGTTATCATGGACAAGTACCCCAAGGCTCACTACCACTGGCTGGTCCTGCCCTGGGAGTCCATCCCCAGTCTGAAGACACTGCACAGGGGGCACTGTGATCTGTTGAGGCACATGAACCAGGTAGCAGACAGGATTGTACAACAGCAGTGCCCCGATGCTGGCCTGTTACACTTCCGCCAGGGCTACCACGCCATCCCCAGTATGAGCCATGTCCATCTACACGTGATCAGCCAGGACTTTGACTCCCCTTGTTTAAAGAACAAGAAACACTGGAATTCATTCACAACCGACTATTTCATAGAATCTCAAGAAGTCATCCAGATGCTGGAAAAGGATGGGAAGGTCACAGTAAAAGAAGGGACAAATGAGTTGTTGAAACTACCTCTCTGCTGTCACGTGTGTGGCATGGCACTGTCCACCATACCACAACTTAAGGAACACCTGAAATCTCACCCCTATGGTAGATTGTGA
- the smad4b gene encoding LOW QUALITY PROTEIN: mothers against decapentaplegic homolog 4 (The sequence of the model RefSeq protein was modified relative to this genomic sequence to represent the inferred CDS: inserted 1 base in 1 codon), with product MSITNTPSSNDACLSIVHSLMCHRQGGESETFAKRAIESLVKKLKEKKDELDSLITAITTNGAHPSKCVTIGRTLDGRLQVAGRKGFPHVIYTRLWRWPDLHKNELKHVKYCQFAFDLKCDSVCVNPYHYDRVVSPGIDLSSLQLTSSAPSLGLMVKDEYDFDGQAPLPTMDGGHSLQTIQHPPSSRGGPPSEPFGTPGLLSPSDASTASTSAFPSISVGSGNATSTWTRNSSFTPNMPHHQNGHLQHHPPMPPPGHYWPVHNELGFQPPISNHPAPDYWCSIAYFEMDVQVGETFKVPSTGPVVTVDGYVDPSGGDRFCLGQLSNVHRTEAIERARLHIGKGIQLEGKGEGDVWVRCLSDHAVFVQSYYLDREAGRAPGDAVHKIYPSAYIKVFDLRQCHRQMQQQAATAQAAAAAQAAAVAGNIPGPGSVGGIAPAISLSAAAGIGVDDLRRLCILRMSFVKGWGPDYPRTSIKETPCWIEIHLHRALQLLDEVLHTMPIGXPPAPGLNQQPDPSTVRLQYDRPWNEVVGRTGKTPRFTASRKQRLFSLWVVPLSLCLHSVQCVQIRTVRL from the exons ATGTCTATCACCAACACGCCTTCGAGTAATGATGCTTGCCTGAGCATTGTACACAGCTTGATGTGTCACAGgcaagggggagagagcgagacctTTGCCAAGCGGGCAATAGAAAGTCTGGTAAAAAAGCTGAAGGAGAAGAAGGATGAACTGGACTCCCTAATCACAGCCATCACCACCAATGGAGCTCATCCCAGCAAGTGTGTCACCATTGGGCGGACTCTGGATGGCCGTTTGCAG GTGGCAGGGCGGAAAGGGTTTCCCCACGTGATCTACACTCGGTTGTGGAGATGGCCTGATCTGCATAAAAATGAACTGAAACATGTGAAATATTGCCAGTTTGCGTTTGACTTGAAGTGTGACAGCGTTTGCGTGAACCCATACCACTACGACCGGGTGGTGTCTCCAGGTATTG ATCTATCAAGTTTGCAACTTACCAGCTCAG CTCCAAGCCTGGGACTGATGGTTAAAGATGAATACGACTTTGATGGCCAGGCCCCACTGCCCACCATGGACGGGGGTCACTCCCTCCAGACCATTCAGCACCCCCCCTCTAGCCGAGGTGGGCCCCCCTCAGAGCCCTTCGGCACCCCTGGCCTGCTGTCCCCCTCTGACGCCAGCACCGCCTCCACCTCCGCCTTTCCCAGCATCTCTGTCGGATCAGGAA ATGCCACCTCCACCTGGACTAGAAATAGCAGCTTCACGCCCAACATGCCTCACCATCAGAATGGGCACCTGCAACACCACCCACCCATGCCTCCTCCAGGACATTACT GGCCTGTGCACAACGAGCTTGGCTTCCAGCCACCCATATCCAACCATCCAG CGCCAGACTACTGGTGTTCCATCGCCTACTTTGAGATGGACGTGCAGGTGGGCGAGACCTTCAAGGTGCCCTCCACTGGCCCCGTCGTGACGGTGGATGGCTATGTGGACCCGTCTGGAGGAGACCGCTTCTGCCTCGGCCAGCTGAGCAACGTGCACCGGACCGAGGCCATCGAAAGAGCCAG GCTCCACATCGGTAAGGGGATCCAGTTGGAGGGTAAAGGTGAAGGGGACGTGTGGGTACGCTGCCTCAGCGACCATGCCGTGTTCGTGCAGAGCTATTACCTGGACCGGGAAGCCGGCCGCGCCCCTGGCGACGCCGTACACAAGATCTACCCCAGCGCCTACATCAAG GTGTTTGACCTGCGTCAGTGCCACAGGCAGATGCAGCAGCAGGCAGCGACGGCGCAGGCTGCAGCCGCGGCTCAGGCAGCCGCCGTGGCTGGGAACATCCCTGGGCCGGGCTCTGTGGGAGGCATCGCTCCTGCCATCA GCCTTTCAGCTGCTGCCGGCATCGGAGTGGACGACCTGAGGAGACTCTGCATCCTGCGCATGAGCTTCGTCAAGGGCTGGGGTCCCGACTACCCCCGGACGAGCATCAAGGAGACCCCGTGCTGGATTGAGATCCACCTACACCGGGCTCTCCAGCTACTGGACGAGGTGCTGCACACCATGCCAATCG GACCCCCAGCCCCTGGACTGAACCAGCAGCCTGACCCCTCCACTGTGAGACTTCAGTATGACAGACCTTGGAATGAGGTGGTAGGTAGAACAGGAAAGACACCCCGGTTTACCGCTTCCAGGAAGCAAAGACTTTTCTCTCTGTGGGTCGTTCCTCTTTCTCTTTGCCTTCATAGTGTCCAGTGTGTCCAGATCAGGACAGTTCGGCTCTGA